In Palaemon carinicauda isolate YSFRI2023 chromosome 18, ASM3689809v2, whole genome shotgun sequence, a genomic segment contains:
- the LOC137657684 gene encoding cuticle protein 21-like: MAAAVARPDSPPHDGYGYSAPAHQLTHGHEKHQKGMPFAFDYTVKDHYKGLDFGYNSNSDGNLETGKYYVLLPDGRTQIVTYTADHYNGYQAEVTYEGEAKYPEPEHYKPAPAYGHPAPAYGTPAPAYGHPAPAYGTPAPAYGHPEPAYGHPAPVYGAPSHQKGMPFAFDYAVKDHYKGLDFGHDSNSDGNLETGKYYVLLPDGRTQIVTYTADHYNGYQAEVTYEGEAKYPEPEHYKPAPAYGHPAPAYGTPAPSYGHPEPAYGHPAPAYGAPSH, encoded by the exons ATGGCTGCCGCCGTTGCCCGGCCTGACAGCCCACCCCATGATGGCTACGGATACTCTGCTCCCGCTCACCAGTTGACCCACGGCCACGAGAAGCACCAG AAGGGTATGCCCTTTGCCTTTGACTACACCGTCAAGGATCACTACAAGGGCCTGGACTTCGGCTACAACTCCAACTCCGACGGGAACTTGGAGACAGGCAAGTACTACGTCCtcctccccgacggtcgcactcagatcgttacttacaccgccgatcactacaacggataccaggctgaggtcacttacgagggagaggCCAAGTACCCGGAACCAGAGCATTACAAGCCTGCTCCAGCCTACGGACATCCTGCCCCTGCTTACGGAACACCAGCTCCAGCCTACGGCCATCCTGCCCCTGCTTACGGAACGCCAGCCCCAGCCTACGGTCATCCTGAACCTGCTTATGGGCATCCAGCTCCTGTCTATGGTGCCCCCAGCCAT CAGAAGGGTATGCCCTTTGCCTTTGACTACGCCGTCAAGGATCACTACAAGGGCCTGGACTTCGGCCATGACTCCAACTCCGACGGGAACTTGGAGACCGGCAAGTACTACGTCCtcctccccgacggtcgcactcagatcgtcacttacaccgccgatcactacaacggataccaggctgaggtcacttacgagggagaggCCAAGTACCCAGAACCAGAGCATTACAAGCCTGCTCCAGCCTACGGCCATCCTGCCCCTGCTTACGGAACACCAGCTCCATCCTACGGTCATCCTGAACCTGCTTATGGGCATCCAGCTCCTGCCTATGGTGCCCCCAGCCATTAA
- the LOC137657196 gene encoding cuticle protein 19-like produces MKLQALFLSCLMAAAVARPDSPPHDGYGYSAPAHQLTHGHEKHQKGMPFAFDYTVKDHYKGLDFGEDSNSDGNLVTGKYYVLLPDGRTQIVTYTADHYNGYQAEVTYEGEAKYPEPEHYKPAPAYGHPAPAYGTPAPSYGHPEPVYGTPAPSYGHPEPVYGTPAPSYGHPEPVYGTPAPSYGHPEPVYGTPAPSYGHPEPVYGTPAPSYGHPEPAPVYGAPEY; encoded by the exons atgaaattacaggCCCTTTTCCTGAGCTGTCTAATGGCTGCCGCCGTTGCCCGGCCTGACAGCCCACCCCATGATGGCTACGGATACTCGGCTCCCGCTCACCAGTTGACCCACGGCCACGAGAAGCACCAG AAGGGTATGCCCTTTGCCTTTGACTACACCGTCAAGGATCACTACAAAGGCTTAGACTTCGGAGAAGACTCCAACTCCGACGGGAACTTGGTGACCGGCAAGTACTACGTCCtcctccccgacggtcgcactcAGATCGTCACTTACACCGCCGATCACTACAACGGATACCAGGCTGAGGTCACTTATGAGGGAGAGGCCAAGTACCCAGAACCCGAACATTACAAGCCTGCTCCAGCCTATGGCCATCCTGCCCCTGCTTACGGAACACCAGCTCCATCCTATGGTCATCCTGAACCCGTTTACGGAACACCAGCTCCATCCTATGGTCATCCTGAACCCGTTTACGGAACACCAGCTCCATCCTATGGTCATCCTGAACCCGTTTACGGAACACCAGCTCCATCCTATGGTCATCCTGAACCCGTTTACGGAACACCAGCTCCATCCTATGGTCATCCTGAACCCGTTTACGGAACACCAGCTCCATCTTATGGTCATCCTGAACCAGCTCCTGTCTATGGCGCTCCCGAATACTGA
- the LOC137657197 gene encoding cuticle protein 7-like — protein MAAAVARPDSPPHDGYGYSAIAHQLTHGHERHQKGMPFAFDYVVKDHYKGLDFGHDSNSDGNLMTGKYYVLLPDGRTQIVTYTADHYNGYQAEVTYEGEAKYPEPEHYKPAPAYGHPAPAYGTPAPSYGHPEPAYGHPAPAYDAPSH, from the exons ATGGCTGCCGCCGTTGCCCGGCCTGACAGCCCACCCCATGATGGCTACGGATACTCGGCTATCGCTCACCAGTTGACCCACGGCCACGAGAGGCACCAG AAGGGTATGCCCTTCGCCTTTGACTACGTCGTCAAGGATCACTACAAGGGCCTAGACTTTGGCCACGACTCCAACTCCGACGGGAACTTGATGACCGGCAAGTACTACGTCCtcctccccgacggtcgcactcagatcgtcacttacaccgccgatcactacaacggataccaggctgaggtcacttacgagggagaggCCAAGTACCCAGAACCAGAGCATTACAAACCAGCTCCAGCCTACGGCCATCCTGCCCCTGCTTACGGAACACCAGCCCCATCCTACGGTCATCCTGAACCTGCTTATGGGCATCCAGCTCCTGCCTATGATGCCCCCAGCcattaa
- the LOC137657673 gene encoding cuticle protein 7-like isoform X1 — MNASVLFLSCLMAAAVARPDSPPHDGYGYSAPAHQLTHGHEKHQKGMPFAFDYAVKDHYKGLNFGHDSNSDGNLETGKYYVLLPDGRTQIVTYTADHYNGYLAEVTYEGEAKYPEPEHYKPAPAYGHPAPAYGTPAPAYGHPEPAYGHPAPAYGAPSH, encoded by the exons ATGAACGCAAGT GTCCTTTTCCTGAGCTGTCTAATGGCTGCCGCCGTTGCCCGGCCTGACAGCCCACCCCATGATGGCTACGGATACTCGGCTCCCGCTCACCAGTTGACCCACGGCCACGAGAAGCACCAG AAGGGTATGCCCTTCGCCTTTGACTACGCCGTCAAAGATCACTACAAGGGCCTGAACTTCGGCCACGACTCCAACTCCGACGGGAACTTGGAGACCGGCAAGTACTACGTCCtcctccccgacggtcgcactcAGATCGTCACTTACACCGCCGATCACTATAACGGATACctggctgaggtcacttacgagggagaggCCAAGTACCCGGAACCTGAGCATTACAAGCCTGCTCCAGCCTACGGCCATCCTGCCCCTGCTTACGGAACACCAGCTCCAGCCTACGGACATCCTGAACCTGCTTATGGGCATCCAGCTCCTGCCTATGGTGCCCCCAGCCATTGA
- the LOC137657673 gene encoding cuticle protein 7-like isoform X2, producing the protein MTLQVLFLSCLMAAAVARPDSPPHDGYGYSAPAHQLTHGHEKHQKGMPFAFDYAVKDHYKGLNFGHDSNSDGNLETGKYYVLLPDGRTQIVTYTADHYNGYLAEVTYEGEAKYPEPEHYKPAPAYGHPAPAYGTPAPAYGHPEPAYGHPAPAYGAPSH; encoded by the exons ATGACATTACAGGTCCTTTTCCTGAGCTGTCTAATGGCTGCCGCCGTTGCCCGGCCTGACAGCCCACCCCATGATGGCTACGGATACTCGGCTCCCGCTCACCAGTTGACCCACGGCCACGAGAAGCACCAG AAGGGTATGCCCTTCGCCTTTGACTACGCCGTCAAAGATCACTACAAGGGCCTGAACTTCGGCCACGACTCCAACTCCGACGGGAACTTGGAGACCGGCAAGTACTACGTCCtcctccccgacggtcgcactcAGATCGTCACTTACACCGCCGATCACTATAACGGATACctggctgaggtcacttacgagggagaggCCAAGTACCCGGAACCTGAGCATTACAAGCCTGCTCCAGCCTACGGCCATCCTGCCCCTGCTTACGGAACACCAGCTCCAGCCTACGGACATCCTGAACCTGCTTATGGGCATCCAGCTCCTGCCTATGGTGCCCCCAGCCATTGA
- the LOC137657675 gene encoding cuticle protein 7-like, with the protein MNASVLFLSCLMAAAVARPDSPPHDGYGYSAPAHQLTHGHEKHQKGMPFAFDYAVKDHYKGLDFGHDSNSDGNLETGKYYVLLPDGRTQIVTYTADHYNGYQAEVTYEGEAKYPEPEHYKPAPAYGHPAPAYGTPAPAYGHPEPAYGHPAPTYGAPSH; encoded by the exons ATGAACGCAAGT GTCCTTTTCCTGAGCTGTCTAATGGCTGCCGCCGTTGCCCGGCCTGACAGCCCACCCCATGATGGCTACGGATACTCTGCTCCCGCTCACCAGTTGACCCACGGCCACGAGAAGCACCAG AAGGGTATGCCCTTCGCCTTTGACTACGCTGTCAAGGATCACTACAAGGGCCTTGACTTCGGCCACGACTCCAACTCCGACGGGAACCTGGAGACCGGCAAGTATTACGTCCtcctccccgacggtcgcactcagatcgtcacttacaccgccgatcactacaacggataccaggctgaggtcacttacgagggagaggCCAAGTACCCGGAACCCGAACATTACAAGCCTGCTCCAGCCTACGGCCATCCTGCCCCTGCTTACGGAACACCAGCTCCAGCCTACGGACATCCTGAACCTGCTTATGGGCATCCAGCTCCTACCTATGGTGCCCCCAGCCATTGA
- the LOC137657679 gene encoding pro-resilin-like gives MNTKVALLLCFLAVATARPDSPPHAGYGYQAPAHPVSYHAPEKHEKGMPFDFDYAVKDHYKGLDFGHDSNSDGNLVTGKYYVLLPDGRTQIVTYTADHYNGYQAEVTYEGEAKYPEPEHYKPAPAYGHPAPA, from the exons ATGAATACTAag GTCGCTCTTCTTCTCTGCTTCTTGGCTGTGGCCACTGCTCGGCCGGATAGTCCGCCACATGCCGGATACGGATATCAAGCCCCTGCTCATCCCGTCTCTTACCATGCTCCGGAAAAGCATGAG AAGGGTATGCCCTTCGACTTCGACTACGCCGTCAAAGATCACTACAAGGGCCTGGACTTCGGCCACGACTCCAACTCCGACGGGAACTTGGTGACCGGCAAGTACTACGTCCTTCTCCCCGACGGTCGCACTCAGATCGTCACTTACACCGCCGATCACTACAACGGATAccaggctgaggtcacttacgagggagaggCCAAGTACCCAGAACCAGAGCATTACAAGCCTGCTCCAGCCTACGGCCATCCTGCCCCTGCTTAG
- the LOC137657009 gene encoding cuticle protein 7-like, translating into MATARPDSPPHAGYGYQAPAHPVSYHAPEKHEKGMPFDFDYAVKDHYKGLDFGHDSNSDGNLVTGKYYVLLPDGRTQIVTYTADHYNGYQAEVTYEGEAKYPEPEHYKPAPAYDHPAPAYGTPAPSYGHPTPAYGH; encoded by the exons ATGGCCACTGCTCGGCCGGATAGTCCACCACATGCCGGATACGGATATCAAGCCCCTGCTCATCCCGTCTCTTACCATGCTCCGGAAAAGCATGAG AAGGGTATGCCCTTCGACTTCGACTACGCCGTCAAAGATCACTACAAGGGCCTGGACTTCGGCCACGACTCCAACTCCGACGGGAACTTGGTGACCGGCAAGTACTACGTCCtcctccccgacggtcgcactcagatcgtaacttacaccgccgatcactacaacggataccaggctgaggtcacttacgagggagaggCCAAGTACCCAGAACCCGAGCATTACAAGCCTGCTCCAGCCTACGACCATCCTGCCCCTGCTTACGGAACACCAGCCCCCTCCTACGGTCATCCTACCCCTGCCTATGGACATTAG
- the LOC137657011 gene encoding cuticle protein 19-like → MPFAFDYVVKDDYKGLDFGHDSSSDGNLVTGKYYVLLPDGRTQIVTYTADHYNGYQAEVTYEGEAKYPEPEHYKPAPAYGHPAPAYGTPAPSYGHPTPTYGH, encoded by the coding sequence atgcccttcgccttTGACTACGTTGTCAAGGACGATTACAAGGGCCTGGACTTCGGCCACGACTCCAGCTCCGACGGGAACTTGGTGACCGGCAAGTACTACGTCCtcctccccgacggtcgcactcagatcgtcacttacaccgccgatcactacaacggataccaggctgaggtcacttacgagggagaggCCAAGTACCCGGAACCAGAGCATTACAAGCCTGCTCCAGCCTACGGCCATCCTGCCCCTGCTTACGGAACACCAGCTCCATCCTACGGTCATCCTACCCCTACCTATGGACATTAG